In Vicinamibacteria bacterium, the DNA window GATGTTGCTCGACGGACCGACGCAGGTGTTCGAGTCCATGGCCGGCTTCGGTGAGGGACTTTCGAGCTCAGGGCCGTTCCGATGGGGGGTGGGCCTCATCGGCTCGATCGTGGCGAGCGGCAACGCCGAGATCGTGAACGACGTCGAGGCGGACCCGCGCCGTGGCAACGAGCGTGTCGGCTCGCTCATCTGCGCTCCGCTCAAGGTCAGCGAGCGCGCGATCGGAGCCATCGTCCTGGCGAGCGCGGACCCGGTCAACTACGCGGCCTCCGACCTGAAGCTTCTCAATACCCTGGCGCTGCAATCGGCCACCGCCATCGAGAACGCGCGGCTCTTCGAGAAGACCGTTTCGGCCGCGCGGGACCGCGAGCGGCTCCTGGCCCTGCACAAGGAGTTGGAGGTGGCGAGCGCCATCCAGAAGTCGATCCTCCCGTCCGAGTTCCCCCCTTTCCCGGACCGTGACGAGTTCGAGATCCACGCCGCCATGACCCCGGCGATGGAGGTGGGCGGAGACTTTTTCGATTTCTTCCTGATCGACGAGGGTCGACTGGGCTTCGTGATCGCCGACGTGTCGGGCAAAGGCGTTCCCGCGGCGCTCTTCATGGCCGTCAGCCGTACCCTCATCAAGGCGACGGCGCTCGGGGGCCTGCCTCCCGAGGAGTGTTTGAGCCAGGTCAACCGGGTGTTGACCTCCGAGAACGTCACCAGCATGTTCGTGACCGTGTTCTACGGAGTTCTCGATCTGACGAACGGCGAGGTCGTCTATTGCAGCGCCGGCCACAACCTCCCCTATGTCTTGAGGCGCGACGGCCGGGTCGAAGCTCTGGAGCGAACCGGGGGCCTCGCGCTCGGGGTGTTCGCGAAAGCCGCCTACAAGTCCAAGCGCATCCAGCTCGACGCCGGAGACGGGCTGTTCCTGTACACTGACGGGATCACGGAGGCGATGGACGCCGACAAGAATGAGTTCAGCGACCACCGCCTCGAGGAATTGCTGAGAAAGCTGCCGGGGAAATCCCTGGCGGAAATCATCGATGGAGTGGTCCGCGAGGTGACGTCATTCGCTTCTGGG includes these proteins:
- a CDS encoding GAF domain-containing SpoIIE family protein phosphatase; the encoded protein is MSRITLRGLIGPQKDAAPVVAALVESLGSTIGIEDTDGRLLAGVAPSDPKERYPVALDGKTLGWVSGGPQAEALAALLAHLAGKESEKKTLGSEVLHLYREVNLIYSFSEKLAALLEVKAVARLTLEQARQLIAATDGAVMLLDGPTQVFESMAGFGEGLSSSGPFRWGVGLIGSIVASGNAEIVNDVEADPRRGNERVGSLICAPLKVSERAIGAIVLASADPVNYAASDLKLLNTLALQSATAIENARLFEKTVSAARDRERLLALHKELEVASAIQKSILPSEFPPFPDRDEFEIHAAMTPAMEVGGDFFDFFLIDEGRLGFVIADVSGKGVPAALFMAVSRTLIKATALGGLPPEECLSQVNRVLTSENVTSMFVTVFYGVLDLTNGEVVYCSAGHNLPYVLRRDGRVEALERTGGLALGVFAKAAYKSKRIQLDAGDGLFLYTDGITEAMDADKNEFSDHRLEELLRKLPGKSLAEIIDGVVREVTSFASGAPQADDMTTLALRFGVSKVPCGDETKAAASLA